The genomic stretch CATCGCCCCCGGTGCCGGCGCGTTGATCACAGCGGCGCCAGCCGCGACCTGGCCGCCGGTCGGCAGCGCTTGCGCGCGCAGCTCGGCGGGCATCAGCGCGGTCGAGGCAAGGAGCGCAACAGCGAGTGGGCGGGACATGGGTGCGATCCTTAGAAGTAAACGGCGGTGGTGAAGGCGATACGGCTGGCGTGGCCAGGGCGGCCGTCGACCTGCGCGCGGCCATATTCGATCGAGGCTCTGAGCCCGGGATGGCCGTCGCGCGCCGCCGCATAGAGCCGCAGCCCCGCGCCGAATGCCGACGCTGCAGTGATCGACCGCTCTAACGTGGTCGGTTCGCTGAAGCGGACCTGGCCGTACGCGCCGAAGCCGTAAGGCGCGATCTGGCCGAACCCGCCGCGGAACCGCAGCGCGAACGGCGCCTTGAGTTCGGCGCGGCCGATGAAGCCAGCGTCGCCCTGAAGCGAGCCCGAGCCGAGCGGCGAGAGCCCGTCGAGCGTCGCGATGCCGATCTGCTCGCTGTTGCCCAACACCTCGCCGAACGCGGTCTGGGCGCGCGCGCGCAGCGCGATCACGGCATGCGACGCGATCGGCTGCTCCAACGTGGCGTCCGCCTCGATCTTGTGGAAGGCGGCACGTACGCCGCTGCGCGACAGCGGCAGCAAGGCGGTCGCGTCGGCGGCGTCGCGCGCACCGAGCGCATTCAGCCCGACCGAGCCCTGCGCATGGACGGTGGCGATGCCGCCACCGGGCAAGGCGACGCTCGCCGTGGCGCCGGCACGCACGATCCGCAGCCGATCGAGCGACAGTGGCAGCATCACCGGATCGATGATCCGCACGCGTTCGTCCTGTGCATCGAACGCCAGCTCGCCCATCAGCGTGACGGCGCGAGTAAGCACGAGCGGGTAGCGCACGCGCGCCGACAATCGCTGGAAGCGGCTCCCGAAGCCGGGCTGGCGGCTATCGTGGCGCGGCGCGGTGCGCGCGTCGGTGCCCTCGATGTTGAGCATGAGGCCGTCATGACCGAGCGGCAGGATCACGCCGCCAGCGAGCGCGCGATTGCGCGGGGTCGCGTCGAGCACCGCGGTGCCGCTGCCGCCATTGGGCAGCCCGTTCGCGCGCAGGTAGATCAACTCGCCCGCGCCGAGCACCGAATTGAAGTCGACACCGACCCCGAAGGCATAGCGCCCGAGTGCCGACGGCAGCGTGTTGTCGAGCGTCACGAAGCCCGACACGGGCCGCTGGGTCCCCTCGATCACCAGCACGACTGCGCCGGGCTTGGTGCCCGCCGCGAGCGTCGAGCGCAGCACGACCCCGGGCAGATCGGCGGCGAGCAGCAGACGGCGCTCGAGAGCGGCGAGCGTGAGCCCCGGCACCCCCGCGAGCGGCGCGAGCGTCGCCTCCACCGCATGCCGCACATTGGCGGGCACGTTGCCGACGTCGATCCGCTCGATATAACCGTCGACGATCACCAGCCGCAGCGTCGCACCATCGGCCAGGGTCTGCGGCGGCACGGTGACGCGCGTCAGGACATGGCCGGCGCGCGCATAGCTGACCTCGAGTTCGCGCGCGGCGGCGAAGATTTCCGAGACCTTGATCGTGCGCCCGACGAGCCGGGCCTTGAGCGCGGCAAGGGCATCCGGCCTCGGCACGGCGCCTTCGATCGCGACATCCCCGACCCGGACGTCGATCGCTTCGGACCCGGCCGGTGCCACCGCACCCGCCCCCGAAGGAATGACGACCGACCCTGCTGCGGTTGCGCCCGGCGGAGCGAATGTCGGCGGGGTGATCTGGCTCGCAGTCTGCGCCAGCGCCGGAACGGGCAACAGAATTATGACCTGCAGCATACAGCGCTGCAGCATCCGCGCGTCGCGAGCAGTCACGAAAATTCCCCCGAATTGTGCCGATTATTCACAGCGAATGGCTGCCACCACCTGGTGGCGGTAGCTGGTGGCGTGGGTTAGACGATCATCGCAACCGGGCGGCCGCGCGCTCTGAAAATGGTCGCGTCGATATAAGAGTGCGTCGATATGCAATCGTCAGGTCGGGCCAACCGTGCGGCTGCTCGGCCCCATAGACTTAGCCCCAGCTATGCGAGTTTACCAAAGCGCGAGCCTGTATTTCCTTACAAAAGCGCATCTTCGAGCAATTCCAATCACCTTGCGTGTGCTGAGACACATCGGTAAGCCCCCGCGCACACCATCGGGACGGGATAGAAATTGGCCGGCAGGACATTCCGCTGATCCTCAGCGGCAGCCACACGCCCGGCGTGCAGGCTGCGGACTTTTGCCTGCCCCCCGGAACGGCGCTCCGCTACGAGCTGGCCGCCGATCCGTTGCGGCCGGTGTTGTCTAGCTATAGCGTGCTCGATTCCGATCCGGCCGTTCAATCGGGCGCGGTCAATTGGGTATTGCCTGGGTGGGCAAGGCTGTGGATCATATTGGCGCCCGATCCGCTTCAGATCACGATCCGCAATCGACATTATCCCGCGCTCCGGGCTGCCATGCTGTTCGGCGTGACCAGCAGGGCGATGCCGGTCTCGGCCTATGGCGGGGTCACCGTCGCCATCGATATCGGGCCGCTAGCCTGGGCGCGGCTGTTCCAGCCGTCGGCGGAATTGCTGCGGGATCGCATTACCCCACTCGACGAGCTTCTGCCGCCGGGCTGGAGCGAGGACCTTATCACGGGGATCGAACGATCCGATCGCGGTGCGCAGGTCAAAGGCGTGCTCGACGATTTTTTCCTCAACCGCATGCCGCCACCCCATCCGCAGGAGAAACTGATTGCCGCAATTGCCGCGCTGCTCGGCGACGAACGCACGCATGATCTGGCCGGCGCAGCAGCCCGGGTCGGGATCGGAAAGCGGGCGCTGCTTGGGCTGACGAAACGCTATTTCGGTTTCCCGCCCAAGATCCTCTCGATGCGGACGCGCTTCCTGCGCGCGCTGACGGGCATGCTGCTCCAGCCGGACGTTCCGGATTTCTCGGCGATAGCACCCGGCTATCACGACGCCTCGCATTTCATCCGCGATGCCAATCGCTTCCTTGGGATGACGCCGCGCCGATTTCTGGCAATCGACATGCCTTACACCCGCGCCGCCCTGCGCGCGCGCAGGCTGGTGACGGGCGCGGCCCTGTCCGCGCTGGACATCGTCGACGTCGCGCGTTGAGGAATCGGACGGATTGGATGGGGTCCCCCGAAGGGGTTGGATTTCCGTGCATTTTTTGCTGGCGTGGTGGAGCTGAGGGGAATCGAACCCCTGACCTCTGCAGTGCGATTGCAGCGCTCTCCCATCTGAGCTACAGCCCCGCCGCCGGACCCCAGTTGCGCTGGGAGGCGCACCCCTTAACCCCAGCGGATGCGCGATGCAACCGGCTTAAATCGCCTCGCCGGGCCGGTCCCGCGATGCGCCGAACCGCCGCGTGCCGCGTCCGATCGCGGGAACCGGATCGGCCTCTCGCTCGCTTGAATCGCCGGACGCGCGGTCGCCATGTCGATGGCCGCGACGCCTTGTCCCGAAGACAAGCAGGAGAGCGAAGATGAACGACCGCAACAATCGCTATGGTCCGCGCGACGGCTATGGCAGCCGCGATACGCAGGATTACGGCTCGGGCCGCGACAATTATTATTCGAGCGCGCGCGATTACGCCGCCGCCGGCGAACTGGGCGGTCGCCGCGACCGATCCGATTACGGCGCCGGTGCGCATCGCGATGACTCGCGCTGGCAGGGCGGCGAACCGCGCTATGCCAGCCAGACGCGCGACTGGGGCGGCGGCTCGCCGGCCTATCGCGATCAGGAATCGCGCAATCGCGGCTATGGCTCGCAAAGCCGCCGCGACGGCTATGGCCCCCAGGAGCAGCGCGGGCAGGATCGCTATGGCGACGATCGCGGCTTTTTCGAGCGCGCGGGCGACGAAGTCCGCTCGTGGTTCGGCGACGAGGACGCCGAACGCCGCCGCGAGCGCGACCAGCGCTATGACGACTATACCGCGCGCACCGAAGGCGGGCGCGACAGCTCGGGCCGCGACGACCATTATCATACGTGGCGCCGCCAGCGGATCGCCGAGCTCGACAAGGATTATGACGAGTATCGCCGCGAGAACGCCAAGCGCTTCGAGGATGAATTCTCCGGCTGGCGCACCGATCGCCAGGGCCAGCGCGACAGCCTGCGCCGCGTGACCGAGCATATGGATGTAGTCGGCTCGGACGGCAGCCATGTCGGCACGGTCGACAAGGTGCGCGGCGACCGCGTGATCCTGACCAAGACCGATAGCGAGGCGGGCGGGCATCATCATTCGATCCCGTCGCGCTGGATCCATCATGTCGATGACAAGGTGACGCTCCGCAAGACCGCCGACGAGGCCAAGGCGCATTGGAAGGACGAGGAGCGTTCGGGCGCGATGTTCGACAAGGACGATGCGCAGGACGATTCGAGCTGGAGCACCACGGGCAACCTCAACCGGAGCTTCTCGGGCACCTATTAAGGTCCCGCATCGAAGCGACAATGCGGCCCGGGGAGCGATCCCCGGGCCGCTTCGCGTTCAGCCGAGGAACGCCGCCAGCGCCGCGCGAAACGCCTCGGGCTGGTCGAGCATCACGAAATGCCCGCTGTCGCCGACATCGACGAAGCGCACCTGCGGCGCGCTGGCATATTCGCCATGATACAGCGCGTCGGCGCGCTCTTTGGGCAGCCGCCCGCCCCAGGGATAGACCAGGGTGATCGGCGTCGCGATCCCCGCCAGGTCGGGGCGCAGATCGGTGGTGGCGTCGTCGTAAAAGGCGAGCCCGGTCACGCGCGGATCGGCGGCGGCGATCCACTTCGCCACCTGCGCCCGCGATTCGGGCTTCATCGCCTGCGTCGCGGCGACTCCGGCAGCGGCGGCGGGGTCCTGCGGCTTGCCATATTGGCTCAGGAACTGGTCGCGGATCGCCACTGCGGTCGGCTCGATCATCGCGACGGTCGCGCCGGGGGCGAAGATCACCCCGACATAGGGCAGCGCATCGACCACCATCAGCTTGCCGACATCGCCCGGATGCGCCTTGGCGAGCAGCAGCCCCGCCAGCCCGCCCATCGAATGCCCAACCACCGCCGCCCCGGCCAGCTTCTCGCGCACGATCAGCGCGTGGAGTTCCGCGACGGCGCCCGCGAGCATCCCGGGCTTCAGATTGGCGCGCGGATCGTCGCCGCCAAAGCCGTTGACCTGCACCAGATAGACCTTGTGCGTCCTGGCGAGATCGGGCGCGACGCCGTCCCAAACCGCGCGCGGCGTGGTGAGACCGGGGATCAGGATCACCGGGCTGCCCTTGCCCGTCACTTCGACCGAGATATGCTCCATCTGGATCGGGGCGGCGGCGGCGGTGGCGCTTTGGCACTTCGCCGGCGCGGGATTGAGCATGGCGGGGATCGTCACGGCGGCAAGCGCGGCATAGGTGAGCTGGCGGATCATGGGTTCTGCTCCTTGGCGGGATTGGTGAAAATGGCTTCGATCGGCATGTCGAACAGGTCGGCGATGCGGAAGGCGAGCGGCAGCGAGGGGTCGTAGCGCCCGGTCTCGATCGCGTTGACGCTCTGGCGCGACACCTCCAGCCGCTCGGCCAGGTCCTGCTGGCTCCAGGCACGCTCGGCGCGCAGCACGCGCAGGCGGTTCTTCATTCGCCGCCTCCCGTCATCCGGTCGCGCAGGCCCATCGCGCACTGGACCAGCCCGAAGCTGCCGCACCACAAGGGGAAGGCGAGCATCGTCTCGAAATGCGGGACCACGCCGCCATTCTCCAGAAAGCCCCACACACTAGTGACGGCGAGCAGGATGCCGATCCCACCGATCATCGCAGTGACGAGGCGCGAGCGAATGAACTCGTCGCGCTCCTCGGCCAGGTACATCCCCATCACCACGATCACCGCCAGGATCGGCACCGACGGCAGCACCGAAAGCAGCACCAGCAGCGCGCCCTGCGGCTCGGCATGGCGCATCCACCACACACAGGCGAACAGCGTGACGACATAGAGCGCCATCACCGGCATGAACCGCCGGATATAGCGCTTCTGGGCCGGGTTATGGCGCTGGTTGAGGCTGAACATGACAAGCTCCCTTTCGAATCAGTAAAGGGAGCTTTACGCCGCTGCGCGCCAATGTCAACCACACTTTCCACAAAGCAAAGCACCCTGTCCCATCTGTCAAGCAAGCCAACCGCCCACGCGACAGCGCCCGCAGGCCGCAAGGACCCGCGCTCTGGGCAATGTTCGTCCTGTTCGAAAGGCGCAGCGCAGCCTCAGCCGCGCAGCCGCTCCACCATATCCGCCGCGAGCAGGCTCAGCGTGTCGTCGCGCGCGCCCATCACCACGATGCGGTCGCCGGGCCGCGCCTGCGCGACCAGATGCGCCGCCGCCGCCGCGCGATCGGGGATGTGCAGCGCCGCTGCGCCCGTTACCGCGACGTCGCGCACGATGTCCGCGCTGGTAACCTCGCGCGCGACGGTGCCGCCCTGATAGACCGGATCGGGCAGCACGAGCAGGTCGTCCGCCGCCAGCTTCGCCGCGAACATCGCGACCAGCTCGGCGCGCATCACTTTCAGCGGGCCATAGCCATGCGGCTGGAACAGCAGCAGCAACCGCCCCGGAAAGGTGTGGAGCGTGTCCAAAGTCGCGGCGATCTTGTCGGGGTTGTGCCCGAAATCGTCGATCACGGCGACCCCGCCCGCCTCGCCGACCAGCTCGAACCGCCGCTTGAGCCCCGCAAACCCCGCAATCGCGCGCACCGCATCGGCCAGTTCGACGCCGCTAGCCCGCACCGCGCCGATCGCCGCCAGCGCATTGGCGACATTGTGCCGCCCCGGCACCGCCAGCGTCACCCGCACCGGCACGCCCCCGCGCTCGACCAGCTCAAAGCTGGACCCGAACGGCGCCGCCTCGATCCCGCGCGCGACCAGATCGGCCTCGCCCTCGATCGCGAAGGTCAGCAACCGCCCCGGCGGCAACGCCATCGCCAGCGCCGCGCCTTCTTCATTGTCGAGGTTGACCACCGCCGTCGCCGCCCGCGCGATGAACCCACCGAACAGCGCGCGCAGTTCCTCCAGCGACTTATGGTCGAGGCTGACATTGTTGAGCACCGCGATGTGCGGGCGATACAGCGCGATCGACCCGTCGCTCTCGTCGACTTCGCTGACGAAGGTCCCGCCCTCCCCCACCAGCGCGCTGGCAAAGGGCGCGTCGGGCGTGGCGAAATTCTTCATCACCGCCCCGTTCATCACCGTCGGATCGCGGCCCAGCGCGTGGAGCATCCAGCCGATCATGCCGGTCACGGTCGATTTGCCGCTGGTCCCCGCCACCCCGATCGATTGCGGCGCGGCGTTGAACAGCGCCGAGAGCAGCTCGGGCCGCGTCATCCGCTCCGCCCCCACCACCTCCGCCGCGACCATGTCGGCCACGGTCGCCTCGATCGCCGCCGATGCCACCACGATCTGGTCCGCCGACACGATCCCGCTGCCGTCCTGCGGGAACAGCGCCACGCCCCGGCGGCGCAGGTCGTCGAACTTGGCGGGCAGCCGTGCCTGGTCGAGGCTGCGGTCCGATCCCGCGACGGTGGCCCCCTGCCCCGCCAGGATCATCGCCAGCGGCATCATTCCCGATCCGCCGATCCCGACGAAGAAGTAAGGTTTGCGATGATCCATCGCCTCGCGCTATCGCCAGTTTGACGGCAAGGGGCAAGCTTATGCGTATCGGAGTAGTGGCACCGGCACGGACGGTCAGCAGGGAATCCTCGCTGCGGCTCGCCGCGTTCATGGCGTTGACCTATCCCGATCACGACATCGTGTTCCACCCGCAATGCTATCTGGAGGAAGGCCATTTCGCCGGCCCCGATTCGGTGCGCGCCGCCGCCTTCCTCGAATTTGCCAATGATCCCGCGTTCGACGCGATCTGGTTCGCGCGCGGCGGCTATGGGTCGAACCGCATTCTTGACACGGTGATGCCCCAGCTCGGGCCGGCGGCGCGGCACAAGACCTATATCGGCTTTTCGGACATGGGGTTCCTGCTCGGCGCGCTCTATGCGCGTGGCATCGGGCGCCAGGCGCATGGATCGATGGCGAGCAGCCTGGGGCGCAACGACAAGGGCGAATCGACCGGCTGGGTGCTCGGCTGGCTGATCGACGGCGACAAAAGCGGCCTTGAGCCCAGCCTCGCCACCGATCGCCGCCCCGCCGCCGCCTTCAACCTGTCGATCCTGACGGCGCTGATCGGGACGCAGTGGCTGCCCGACCTCACCGACCATGTCCTGATGATCGAGGAAGTCGACGAGCCGCTGTACCGGATCGACCGCATGCTGTTCCAGATGGCGCACGCCACTCAGCTGAAGGGGATTGCGGGGGTGCGGCTCGGCGCGGTCTCGGCGATCAAGGACAATGGCGAAAAGGAAGGGACGTACAGCTTCGGCGAGACGATCGACCAGATGATCGTCCGCTGGTGCCGCGACATGAACGTGCCCTATCTCGGTCGCGCCGAGATCGGCCATGTCGAGCTGAACCGCGTGGTGCCGTTCGGCCTGTCCTGACCGGACCCGCGCCTATTCGAGTTCGAGTATCCAGCTTCGTGCCGGGGCCGCCGCGCCAAACGCCGATGACTCCGGAATGCCCAGCCGCTGCGCGAAGGATCGCGCCAGCAGGATACGCCGCTCCGCCCCCGCGGGGGTCACCGACCGCTTGGCAGCGGCAAGCTCCTCGGCAAATCGCCGGCGATAATAACGTTCATCGGATTCCATCGGTGCGCCCCCCCCGATTCGCGCGTCGGTTTCCCGATCACGCCCCTTGCTGATAAGACCCTTATCGTTACGCAACTGCAACAGAATTGATGCGTTTTTGTGAAGCGAGCCCCGGTTTTCGCGCAAAATCGACTCGGCTTGCCTATATCGCGCCTGCACAGGCATAAGCCGCGCTCCAAAACCCTCTATCAAGCGAGTATTCCCCGTGTCCGAGATGTTCCGCATAACGCTGCCCGACGGTTCCGTCCGTGAGGTAGCCCCGGGGACTACCCCGGCGGACATCGCCGCCGCGATCGGCCCCGGCCTCGCCAAGGCGGCGCTCGCCGCGCGCGTCGATGGCGAGCTGCGCGACATCGGTCGCCCGTTCGACGGCGACGCCCAGCTCGCGCTCGTCACCGCCCGCGACGAGAAGGACGCGCTCGAACTCGCGCGCCACGATTATGCGCATATCCTGGCCGAGGCGGTGCAGCATCTGTTCCCCGGCACGCAGATCACCTTCGGCCCCTCGACCGATGACGGCTTCTATTACGACTTCGCGCCAAAGGACCGCCCCTTCACCGAGGAGGACCTGCCCGCGATCGAGGAGGAGATGCGCCGCATCATCGCGAAGGACGAGCCGCTGATCCGCGAAGTCTGGTCGCGCGCCGATCTGATCGCGCGCTGGCAGGCAGAGGGTGAGACCTTCAAGGCCGAATGGGCCGCCGAACTGCCCGAGGGCGAGGAACTGACCGTCTATCGCGCGGGCAAGGGCGCGGATGCCTGGCTCGACATGTGCCGCGGCCCCCACCTCGCCTCGACCGGCAAGGTCGCGCCCGATGCCTTCAAGCTCACGCGCGTCTCGGGCGCCTATTGGCGCGGCGACCAGAACAACGCGATGCTCAGCCGCATCTACGGCACCGGCTGGCTCAACAAGAAGCAGCTCCAGGAGCATCTGACTCGGCTGGAGGAAGCCGCCAAGCGCGACCATCGCAAGCTGGGGCAGGAAATGGACCTGTTCCACTTGCAGGCGGAAGCGCATGGCAGCGTGTTCTGGCACCCGCACGGCTTCACGATCTGGCGCGCGCTCGAGGCCTATATGCGCCGCGCGATCGACGGCGCGGGCTATCGCGAGGTCAAGACGCCACAGGTGATGGACGCGCGCCAATGGGAGCAGTCGGGCCATTGGGGCAAATATCGCGAGAATATGTTCGTCATCCCCGACGAGGTGCCCAATACCGAGGATGACGGCCCGATCGTGTCGAACGACGCGCAGTGGATGGCGCTCAAGCCGATGAACTGCCCGGCACACGTCCTGATCTTCCGCCAGGGGATCAAATCCTATCGCGACCTGCCGCTGCGCCTCTACGAAAATGGCTGCTGCCACCGCAACGAGCCGCACGGCGCGCTGCACGGGCTGATGCGCGTCCGCCAGTTCACGCAGGACGACGCGCACATCTTCTGCCGCGAGGACCAGATCGTCGACGAGGTCCGCGCCTTTTGCGCGCTCGCCGACCGCATCTACAAGGATTTCGGCTTCACCTATGCGATCAAGCTCGCGCTGCGCCCCGACAAGCGCTTCGGCACCGAAGAGATGTGGGACAAGGCCGAGACCGAGCTGCGCAACGCCGTGGTCACGGCGGGGCTCGCGACCGAGGAATATGGCTGGGAGGAACTGCCCGGCGAAGGCGCCTTCT from Sphingomonas hengshuiensis encodes the following:
- a CDS encoding ShlB/FhaC/HecB family hemolysin secretion/activation protein gives rise to the protein MTARDARMLQRCMLQVIILLPVPALAQTASQITPPTFAPPGATAAGSVVIPSGAGAVAPAGSEAIDVRVGDVAIEGAVPRPDALAALKARLVGRTIKVSEIFAAARELEVSYARAGHVLTRVTVPPQTLADGATLRLVIVDGYIERIDVGNVPANVRHAVEATLAPLAGVPGLTLAALERRLLLAADLPGVVLRSTLAAGTKPGAVVLVIEGTQRPVSGFVTLDNTLPSALGRYAFGVGVDFNSVLGAGELIYLRANGLPNGGSGTAVLDATPRNRALAGGVILPLGHDGLMLNIEGTDARTAPRHDSRQPGFGSRFQRLSARVRYPLVLTRAVTLMGELAFDAQDERVRIIDPVMLPLSLDRLRIVRAGATASVALPGGGIATVHAQGSVGLNALGARDAADATALLPLSRSGVRAAFHKIEADATLEQPIASHAVIALRARAQTAFGEVLGNSEQIGIATLDGLSPLGSGSLQGDAGFIGRAELKAPFALRFRGGFGQIAPYGFGAYGQVRFSEPTTLERSITAASAFGAGLRLYAAARDGHPGLRASIEYGRAQVDGRPGHASRIAFTTAVYF
- a CDS encoding AraC family transcriptional regulator — encoded protein: MQAADFCLPPGTALRYELAADPLRPVLSSYSVLDSDPAVQSGAVNWVLPGWARLWIILAPDPLQITIRNRHYPALRAAMLFGVTSRAMPVSAYGGVTVAIDIGPLAWARLFQPSAELLRDRITPLDELLPPGWSEDLITGIERSDRGAQVKGVLDDFFLNRMPPPHPQEKLIAAIAALLGDERTHDLAGAAARVGIGKRALLGLTKRYFGFPPKILSMRTRFLRALTGMLLQPDVPDFSAIAPGYHDASHFIRDANRFLGMTPRRFLAIDMPYTRAALRARRLVTGAALSALDIVDVAR
- a CDS encoding DUF2171 domain-containing protein, translating into MNDRNNRYGPRDGYGSRDTQDYGSGRDNYYSSARDYAAAGELGGRRDRSDYGAGAHRDDSRWQGGEPRYASQTRDWGGGSPAYRDQESRNRGYGSQSRRDGYGPQEQRGQDRYGDDRGFFERAGDEVRSWFGDEDAERRRERDQRYDDYTARTEGGRDSSGRDDHYHTWRRQRIAELDKDYDEYRRENAKRFEDEFSGWRTDRQGQRDSLRRVTEHMDVVGSDGSHVGTVDKVRGDRVILTKTDSEAGGHHHSIPSRWIHHVDDKVTLRKTADEAKAHWKDEERSGAMFDKDDAQDDSSWSTTGNLNRSFSGTY
- a CDS encoding alpha/beta fold hydrolase yields the protein MIRQLTYAALAAVTIPAMLNPAPAKCQSATAAAAPIQMEHISVEVTGKGSPVILIPGLTTPRAVWDGVAPDLARTHKVYLVQVNGFGGDDPRANLKPGMLAGAVAELHALIVREKLAGAAVVGHSMGGLAGLLLAKAHPGDVGKLMVVDALPYVGVIFAPGATVAMIEPTAVAIRDQFLSQYGKPQDPAAAAGVAATQAMKPESRAQVAKWIAAADPRVTGLAFYDDATTDLRPDLAGIATPITLVYPWGGRLPKERADALYHGEYASAPQVRFVDVGDSGHFVMLDQPEAFRAALAAFLG
- a CDS encoding helix-turn-helix transcriptional regulator, whose translation is MKNRLRVLRAERAWSQQDLAERLEVSRQSVNAIETGRYDPSLPLAFRIADLFDMPIEAIFTNPAKEQNP
- a CDS encoding UDP-N-acetylmuramate--L-alanine ligase → MDHRKPYFFVGIGGSGMMPLAMILAGQGATVAGSDRSLDQARLPAKFDDLRRRGVALFPQDGSGIVSADQIVVASAAIEATVADMVAAEVVGAERMTRPELLSALFNAAPQSIGVAGTSGKSTVTGMIGWMLHALGRDPTVMNGAVMKNFATPDAPFASALVGEGGTFVSEVDESDGSIALYRPHIAVLNNVSLDHKSLEELRALFGGFIARAATAVVNLDNEEGAALAMALPPGRLLTFAIEGEADLVARGIEAAPFGSSFELVERGGVPVRVTLAVPGRHNVANALAAIGAVRASGVELADAVRAIAGFAGLKRRFELVGEAGGVAVIDDFGHNPDKIAATLDTLHTFPGRLLLLFQPHGYGPLKVMRAELVAMFAAKLAADDLLVLPDPVYQGGTVAREVTSADIVRDVAVTGAAALHIPDRAAAAAHLVAQARPGDRIVVMGARDDTLSLLAADMVERLRG
- a CDS encoding LD-carboxypeptidase — encoded protein: MRIGVVAPARTVSRESSLRLAAFMALTYPDHDIVFHPQCYLEEGHFAGPDSVRAAAFLEFANDPAFDAIWFARGGYGSNRILDTVMPQLGPAARHKTYIGFSDMGFLLGALYARGIGRQAHGSMASSLGRNDKGESTGWVLGWLIDGDKSGLEPSLATDRRPAAAFNLSILTALIGTQWLPDLTDHVLMIEEVDEPLYRIDRMLFQMAHATQLKGIAGVRLGAVSAIKDNGEKEGTYSFGETIDQMIVRWCRDMNVPYLGRAEIGHVELNRVVPFGLS
- the thrS gene encoding threonine--tRNA ligase, producing MFRITLPDGSVREVAPGTTPADIAAAIGPGLAKAALAARVDGELRDIGRPFDGDAQLALVTARDEKDALELARHDYAHILAEAVQHLFPGTQITFGPSTDDGFYYDFAPKDRPFTEEDLPAIEEEMRRIIAKDEPLIREVWSRADLIARWQAEGETFKAEWAAELPEGEELTVYRAGKGADAWLDMCRGPHLASTGKVAPDAFKLTRVSGAYWRGDQNNAMLSRIYGTGWLNKKQLQEHLTRLEEAAKRDHRKLGQEMDLFHLQAEAHGSVFWHPHGFTIWRALEAYMRRAIDGAGYREVKTPQVMDARQWEQSGHWGKYRENMFVIPDEVPNTEDDGPIVSNDAQWMALKPMNCPAHVLIFRQGIKSYRDLPLRLYENGCCHRNEPHGALHGLMRVRQFTQDDAHIFCREDQIVDEVRAFCALADRIYKDFGFTYAIKLALRPDKRFGTEEMWDKAETELRNAVVTAGLATEEYGWEELPGEGAFYAPKLEWHLTDAIGRTWQVGTIQSDRVLPDRLDASYVGEDGERHRPIMLHRAIFGSYERFIGILIEHFAGRLPTWLAPVQAVVATIVSDADDYALAVVEKLKAAGIRVESDLRNEKINYKVREHSLAKVPNLLVVGKREAEEGTVALRVLGSQGQQMLTLDEAVARLIDEATPPDLK